The proteins below are encoded in one region of Magnetospirillum sp. WYHS-4:
- a CDS encoding TetR/AcrR family transcriptional regulator, translating to MRRRKSAEERRDEIVAATLRLASEESPERVTTEAIARAVGITQAAVFRHFSSKSGIWVAVAAWLAETAPCRWREAAAGPASPP from the coding sequence CGGAAGAGCGCCGGGACGAGATCGTCGCCGCCACCCTTCGCCTGGCTTCCGAGGAGAGCCCCGAGCGGGTCACCACCGAAGCCATCGCCCGCGCCGTCGGAATTACCCAGGCGGCCGTCTTTCGCCACTTCTCCTCCAAGTCGGGGATATGGGTGGCGGTCGCGGCGTGGCTGGCGGAGACGGCGCCCTGTCGCTGGCGCGAAGCGGCGGCCGGCCCCGCGTCGCCGCCGG